A portion of the Parambassis ranga chromosome 22, fParRan2.1, whole genome shotgun sequence genome contains these proteins:
- the LOC114427536 gene encoding uncharacterized protein LOC114427536 isoform X1, which translates to MKCALESQTTYPVEVWKLFFQKASPALDQALETFATTAPNISSKTMSHALEALGELRIASFNQSQLQDENFIRSWFQTKMRPFLASPSSNFLICLSSNNFSCQTYQIVIQAFSSQRAFMDRDGRQAVFTHFIKPFLSRNDSSDPGCVSSTRDSKEWLRANFGNFSDFAKLQDLQALNPKFSSVELLSELTPSQVAQLILSSGALNDTDLIDGVFDRLEDGNALENMDQFLTQLTANETVPDFQPVVRDHMMNRTFIIISPYFSGFNKDDFYDWFHVKLVLILASFSPTMFKNATSEINCTNYHIVVRGMGKVFHAMPSHRQQGIADAMLGYMRKSASVINTPVCRQGIANDARWLEANLGPFSQYTTYPDLKSFNLSGVDVLDSLSMEQKADFLLEPNNLSNETLVKLVFTKVTMISSVEELGSFFDKFVHGYSDQNLTSINPKMRDTILNLTLTALGPKLGMLNAEGFKIWFQVYLPLFLPSVDASTLTVIPRNIPCNSYQNVIKGFNNVFTQLSVGQTQEIFMFTKDYLQEQSSSGLSCVESVNDDRHWLENNFGQFGVHASYMDFVTLNKNFSGVEVADLLTSSQLAQLAATPSQLNTKQDVTKVMAVINPGDFGAFFDTVSPAIEAHPDSYTDEVKSAFLQSVYDRAGLSSLAVSDKEFVLWLRLRLRPLLVNLSPTMVAPLSDIGTNRNCNSSQEIYTLLDTLYVTLSNNTRKEIYNNIVHLLQGQRALKCYTGGSFYIYLRNTFLSFGFPDLSTLLSLVPPEQQPELLSTISTSELQQLLSLPNVITNSSDVCTIFNNYNKMPAFLETEDVPDNVKKVTLPCVWPLALSSTDRSEANLWFTLRLRKYLKFLSKSLISVTEVQKASCFGFQKMVSVMGNNFTYNGSDFGEADVYTSIKDYLSTGSEVRCYNASDAALNSTSWFVNNIGQFVTFITLDDITNFVSTTQSKVFLEDQANLALFNNILIPGNVTNYYITQLFAFSPAFSPLRLPGLFLCSSEVPSMVYSSLNEHDAILILEKLNIFCNGTEDPEVSAALASNIKTFTSQTIAALGSASAGLTTSQITSVPGNVLVGSLSTLGSVSTWSLGQATTIIKTIIGSGFQINNGAKLESLGRLVVGVPSEAIEKITATELLGVSKSPTFVVNMLAAPTVVQQTFVKKIISLDTNPAQVLLNVPDAMATEIPPSLLVFSEETVNISVINKKSWTQDQAAMFFGTLATSDFDIEQLSPFLLQGFTCTSVQKMSKTKIQNLIHSCRPKSGRAKVQLQESQLTCMYNLLRGNLSQNFANYPSDMLLYFSNNDVSKENCRSYFSALGAADFSVASTVLNKDTLLLNEATTCLGIKGLNLSKDNVEVLGNMACTMDGSYIKNSDPLILEQLKKCKDFSDVQVAAMETLLLSGNTQYGNVSTWDEQTLVNLGPLPLYFTNKFWDQFQIKTKKRFLKTFMPSLRKEKRNKNQLKRLFKQVNTRMVKRGADCTTGNITQVTVNDDSFPFGYDLTQFDLCLDVPVLKDNLNDICDKVDDDGLQKVILRKLNQAYPSGVSDQDVQVLGSVSRVASLDDIAKWNITKVDTLAALMRADDGPWEAAKSKEIITKYLSTSGNSLGSTELKLIGSNLCSLPTSTLTTIPPESIRNGNPLNVASCSTEQKKVLYKASNTAFSSHRASPSTYYNLIKSTICGAPLADVVALSTQNISMDVDTFRSLDSTVIPVLTVTNVQGLMGNHLSDLKVFENDTVVQAWVNLQLQSDLDRLGIGLISNRTEPATTTTSSSSSSSSSTSSATAKTTQAATTSGVAEFRRSSTSTVLATLLITALQMLQRPT; encoded by the exons ATGAAATGTGCTCTGGAAAGTCAAACCACATATCCAGTAGAGGTCTGGAAGCTTTTCTTCCAAAAAGCCTCTCCTGCACTAGACCAGGCTCTTGAGACATTTGCCACCACG GCCCCCAACATCAGCAGCAAAACCATGTCACATGCTCTTGAGGCTCTTGGAGAACTGAGGATTGCCAGCTTCAACCAGTCACAACTGCAGGATGAGAATTTTATCCGCAGCTGGTTCCAGACAAAGATGCGTCCATTTTTGGCCTCCCCATCCTCCAATTTCCTGATCTGCCTCAGCTCCAACAATTTCAGCTGCCAGACATACCAGATTGT CATTCAGGCATTCAGCAGCCAAAGGGCGTTCATGGACAGAGATGGACGGCAAGCAGTCTTCACTCATTTCATCAAACCATTCCTGTCAAGAAATGACTCCTCAG ATCCGGGCTGTGTCTCATCTACCAGAGACAGTAAAGAGTGGCTAAGGGCTAACTTTGGTAACTTCTCTGACTTTGCAAAGCTGCAGGACCTGCAAGCACTCAATCCCAAATTCTCCAGT GTGGAACTGCTGTCAGAACTCACGCCTTCACAGGTGGCACAGTTGATACTGAGCTCAGGCGCCTTGAATGACACAGACCTAATCGATGGTGTCTTTGATCGCCTTGAGGACGGCAATGCTCTGGAAAACATGGATCAATTCCTGACGCAACTGACAGCAAATGAAACT GTCCCAGATTTCCAACCTGTGGTGAGAGACCATATGATGAATAggaccttcatcatcatcagtccgTATTTCTCTGGCTTCAACAAAGATGACTTCTATGACTGGTTCCACGTGAAACTGGTTCTCATCCTTGCAAGTTTCAGTCCAACAATGTTCAAGAATGCAACGTCAGAAATAAACTGCACAAACTACCACATCGT TGTCAGAGGGATGGGCAAAGTCTTCCATGCAATGCCATCACATAGACAACAAGGAATCGCAGATGCTATGCTGGGCTACATGAGAAAATCTGCCAGTGTCATCAACACACCAG TTTGTAGGCAGGGAATTGCCAATGATGCCAGATGGCTGGAAGCAAATTTGGGTCCATTTTCCCAGTACACAACGTACCCTGACTTAAAAAGCTTCAACCTCTCTGGG GTGGATGTTCTTGACTCACTTTCAATGGAACAAAAAGCGGATTTCCTTTTAGAACCAAATAACCTCTCAAACGAAACCCTTGTGAAACTTGTTTTTACAAAAGTAACCATGATCTCATCGGTGGAAGAGCTTGGCTCTTTCTTTGACAAATTTGTTCATGGGTATTCTGAT CAAAATCTGACGTCCATCAATCCCAAAATGAGGGACACTATCCTAAATCTAACATTGACGGCCCTTGGACCAAAACTAGGCATGTTAAATGCTGAAGGCTTCAAGATATGGTTCCAGGTTTACCTGCCTCTATTCCTTCCAAGTGTTGATGCTAGCACCTTGACGGTGATTCCAAGAAATATCCCCTGTAACTCCTACCAAAATGT CATCAAGGGATTCAACAACGTTTTCACTCAACTCTCAGTAGGACAGACCCAGGAGATTTTCATGTTCACAAAGGACTATCTTCAAGAACAGTCCTCCTCAG gcCTTTCCTGTGTTGAGTCTGTAAATGATGACAGACACTGGCTTGAAAACAACTTTGGTCAATTCGGTGTGCATGCTTCCTACATGGATTTTGTGACCTTGAACAAAAATTTCAGTGGA GTCGAGGTTGCAGATCTTCTCACCAGCAGTCAGCTCGCTCAGCTTGCAGCAACTCCAtcacaactaaacacaaaacaagatgtGACAAAAGTCATGGCAGTCATCAACCCTGGTGACTTTGGTGCTTTCTTTGACACAGTCTCGCCAGCCATTGAG GCCCACCCAGACAGCTACACAGACGAGGTGAAGTCTGCCTTCCTCCAGTCAGTTTATGACAGAGCCGGTTTATCCTCGCTAGCTGTTAGCGACAAAGAGTTTGTGCTGTGGCTCAGGCTGAGACTGAGGCCTCTCCTGGTCAATCTCTCTCCCACCATGGTGGCTCCTTTATCTGACATTGGGACTAACAGGAATTGTAACAGCAGCCAAGAAAT CTATACACTGCTGGACACACTGTATGTGACACTCAGCAACAACACCCGAAAGGAGATTTACAACAACATTGTCCACTTGCTCCAAG GTCAAAGGGCACTGAAGTGTTACACTGGTGGAAGCTTCTACATCTATCTGAGGAACACTTTCCTCAGCTTTGGCTTTCCAGATTTGTCCACGCTTCTGTCTCTTGTGCCACCAGAACAGCAGCCAGAG CTCCTGAGTACTATCAGCACCTCAGAGTTGCAACAGCTCCTCAGTTTACCCAATGTGATCACTAACAGTTCTGATGTCTGTACCATCTTCAACAACTACAACAAAATGCCTGCATTCCTAGAAACT GAGGATGTTCCAGACAATGTGAAGAAGGTGACCCTGCCCTGTGTTTGGCCTTTGGCCCTAAGCAGTACCGACAGATCTGAGGCCAACTTGTGGTTCACTCTGCGTTTGAGGAAATATCTTAAATTCCTCAGCAAGAGCCTCATCAGTGTCACTGAAGTGCAGAAAGCCTCGTGTTTTGGTTTCCAGAAAAT GGTCTCTGTAATGGGAAATAACTTCACATACAACGGTTCTGATTTCGGAGAAGCAGATGTGTACACCTCGATTAAGGACTACTTGAGCACTG GCTCTGAAGTCAGATGCTACAATGCCAGTGATGCTGCACTGAACTCCACATCCTGGTTCGTCAATAACATTGGCCAGTTTGTGACATTCATCACCCTGGATGATATTACAAACTTTGTCTCCACCACGCAA AGTAAAGTGTTCTTGGAGGATCAAGCCAACCTGGCACTTTTCAATAACATACTAATCCCAGGAAATGTAACAAACTACTACATCACACAGCTGTTTGCATTCAGCCCAGCCTTTAGCCCTCTCAG GCTTCCAGGACTTTTCCTGTGTTCTTCTGAGGTACCAAGTATGGTGTATTCTTCTTTGAATGAACATGATGCCATCCTCATATTGGAGAAGCTGAATATATTCTGCAATGGAACAGAAGACCCTGAG GTATCTGCTGCTCTGGCATCCAACATCAAGACCTTCACGTCACAGACAATCGCAGCTCTTGGCAGTGCCAGCGCAGGCCTGACCACCAGTCAGATCACTTCAGTGCCAGGGAATGTACTGGTTGGCTCTCTGTCCACTCTGGGTTCAGTCAGCACCTGGAGCCTGGGTCAGGCCACCACAATCATCAAAACCATTATTGGCTCAGGCTTCCAG ATCAACAATGGAGCCAAACTGGAATCCCTGGGCAGGCTTGTTGTTGGAGTTCCCTCAGAGGCAATAGAAAAAATCACAGCTACGGAGCTGCTCGGCGTCTCCAAGAGTCCCACCTTTGTGGTCAACATGTTGGCCGCCCCAACGGTTGTCCAACAGACCTTCGTCAAAAAG ATCATTTCCCTGGACACAAATCCAGCCCAAGTGTTGCTGAATGTCCCTGACGCCATGGCAACTGAGATTCCACCATCATTGCTGGTATTTTCTGAGGAGACTGTGAACATCAGCGTGATCAACAAAAAGTCATGGACACAAGATCAG gCTGCCATGTTCTTTGGGACACTGGCTACATCTGACTTTGACATTGAGCA ACTTTCTCCCTTCTTGCTGCAAGGCTTCACATGCACATCTGTACAGAAAATGTCAAAGACCAAAATCCAGAATCTGATCCATTCCTGCAGGCCAAAGAGCGGCAGAGCCAAGGTGCAGCTGCAGGAATCACAG TTAACTTGCATGTACAACCTGCTGAGAGGAAATCTGTCACAGAATTTTGCAAATTATCCTTCAGACATGCTTCTCTACTTCAG TAACAACGATGTCAGCAAAGAAAACTGCAGGTCATACTTCTCTGCACTGGGTGCTGCAGACTTCTCTGTAGCCTCCACAGTTTTGAACaaagacacactgctgctgaatgAAGCCACAACCTGCCTG GGAATTAAAGGCCTAAATCTAAGCAAAGACAACGTGGAGGTCCTGGGCAACATGGCCTGCACTATGGATGGCTCATACATAAAAAACTCAGATCCTCTCATCCTTGAACAACTGAAGAAGTGCAAGGACTTCTCTGATGTTCAGGTggcagccatggaaacactGCTCCTGTCTGGGAACACACAATACGG aaatGTCAGCACCTGGGACGAACAAACACTGGTGAACCTTGGACCCCTCCCTCTGTATTTTACAAATAAGTTCTGGGACCAGTTCCAAATT aaaacaaagaaaaggttCCTTAAGACCTTTATGCCCAGtctgaggaaagaaaagagaaacaagAATCAGCTAAAGAGGCTGTTTAAACAAGTCAACACCCGTATGGTTAAACGAGGGGCAG ACTGCACCACGGGCAACATCACCCAGGTGACAGTTAACGATGATTCCTTCCCCTTTGGCTATGACCTGACACAGTTTGACCTCTGCCTGGACGTTCCTGTTCTGAAAGACAACCTCAATGATATATGTGACAAAGTAGATGATGATGGCTTACAGAAAGTCATTCTGAGGAAACTCAACCag GCATACCCATCAGGCGTTTCTGATCAGGATGTGCAGGTGCTTGGTTCAGTGTCTCGTGTGGCCTCACTTGATGACATTGCGAAATGGAACATCACCAAAGTTGACACCCTGGCAGCTCTCATGAGGGCAGATGATGGACCCTGGGAGGCAGCAAAG AGCAAAGAAATCATCACCAAGTACCTGAGTACTTCTGGGAACTCCCTGGGCAGCACTGAGCTGAAACTTATTGGCTCCAACCTGTGCTCATTACCCACCAGCACACTGACGACCATCCCCCCAGAGAGTATCAG AAATGGCAATCCTCTGAATGTGGCTTCATGTTCAACTGAGCAGAAAAAAGTCCTGTACAAGGCTAGCAACACCGCCTTCAGCTCACACCGTGCCAGTCCCAGCACCTATTACAATTTAATTAAGTCCACCATAT GTGGAGCACCTCTGGCGGATGTAGTGGCTCTGTCAACACAGAACATCAGCATGGATGTAGACACTTTCAGAAGTCTGGATTCTACTGTGATCCCT GTTTTGACTGTAACCAACGTCCAAGGCCTCATGGGAAACCACTTAAGTGATCTGAAGGTCTTTGAGAATGACACTGTGGTCCAGGCGTGGGTaaacctgcagctgcagtcagacctgGACAGACTTGGTATAGGCCTGATCAGCAACAGGACCGAGCCAGCAACTACAACTACTTctagctccagcagcagcagcagcagcacatctagtgcaacagcaaaaacaacacagg cTGCAACCACAAGTGGGGTTGCTGAGTTCAGAAGATCTTCAACATCCACAGTTCTGGCCACTCTGCTGATAACTGCGCTACAAATGCTACAACGACCAACTTAA
- the LOC114427536 gene encoding uncharacterized protein LOC114427536 isoform X2 yields the protein MMNRTFIIISPYFSGFNKDDFYDWFHVKLVLILASFSPTMFNNATSDINCTNYHIVVRGMGKVFHAMPSHRQQGIADAMLGYMRKSASVINTPVCRQGIANDARWLEANLGPFSQYTTYPDLKSFNLSGVDVLDSLSMEQKADFLLEPNNLSNETLVKLVFTKVTMISSVEELGSFFDKFVHGYSDQNLTSINPKMRDTILNLTLTALGPKLGMLNAEGFKIWFQVYLPLFLPSVDASTLTVIPRNIPCNSYQNVIKGFNNVFTQLSVGQTQEIFMFTKDYLQEQSSSGLSCVESVNDDRHWLENNFGQFGVHASYMDFVTLNKNFSGVEVADLLTSSQLAQLAATPSQLNTKQDVTKVMAVINPGDFGAFFDTVSPAIEAHPDSYTDEVKSAFLQSVYDRAGLSSLAVSDKEFVLWLRLRLRPLLVNLSPTMVAPLSDIGTNRNCNSSQEIYTLLDTLYVTLSNNTRKEIYNNIVHLLQGQRALKCYTGGSFYIYLRNTFLSFGFPDLSTLLSLVPPEQQPELLSTISTSELQQLLSLPNVITNSSDVCTIFNNYNKMPAFLETEDVPDNVKKVTLPCVWPLALSSTDRSEANLWFTLRLRKYLKFLSKSLISVTEVQKASCFGFQKMVSVMGNNFTYNGSDFGEADVYTSIKDYLSTGSEVRCYNASDAALNSTSWFVNNIGQFVTFITLDDITNFVSTTQSKVFLEDQANLALFNNILIPGNVTNYYITQLFAFSPAFSPLRLPGLFLCSSEVPSMVYSSLNEHDAILILEKLNIFCNGTEDPEVSAALASNIKTFTSQTIAALGSASAGLTTSQITSVPGNVLVGSLSTLGSVSTWSLGQATTIIKTIIGSGFQINNGAKLESLGRLVVGVPSEAIEKITATELLGVSKSPTFVVNMLAAPTVVQQTFVKKIISLDTNPAQVLLNVPDAMATEIPPSLLVFSEETVNISVINKKSWTQDQAAMFFGTLATSDFDIEQLSPFLLQGFTCTSVQKMSKTKIQNLIHSCRPKSGRAKVQLQESQLTCMYNLLRGNLSQNFANYPSDMLLYFSNNDVSKENCRSYFSALGAADFSVASTVLNKDTLLLNEATTCLGIKGLNLSKDNVEVLGNMACTMDGSYIKNSDPLILEQLKKCKDFSDVQVAAMETLLLSGNTQYGNVSTWDEQTLVNLGPLPLYFTNKFWDQFQIKTKKRFLKTFMPSLRKEKRNKNQLKRLFKQVNTRMVKRGADCTTGNITQVTVNDDSFPFGYDLTQFDLCLDVPVLKDNLNDICDKVDDDGLQKVILRKLNQAYPSGVSDQDVQVLGSVSRVASLDDIAKWNITKVDTLAALMRADDGPWEAAKSKEIITKYLSTSGNSLGSTELKLIGSNLCSLPTSTLTTIPPESIRNGNPLNVASCSTEQKKVLYKASNTAFSSHRASPSTYYNLIKSTICGAPLADVVALSTQNISMDVDTFRSLDSTVIPVLTVTNVQGLMGNHLSDLKVFENDTVVQAWVNLQLQSDLDRLGIGLISNRTEPATTTTSSSSSSSSSTSSATAKTTQAATTSGVAEFRRSSTSTVLATLLITALQMLQRPT from the exons ATGATGAATAggaccttcatcatcatcagtccgTATTTCTCTGGCTTCAACAAAGATGACTTCTATGACTGGTTCCACGTGAAACTGGTTCTCATCCTTGCAAGTTTCAGTCCAACAATGTTCAACAATGCAACCTCAGACATAAACTGCACAAACTACCACATCGT TGTCAGAGGGATGGGCAAAGTCTTCCATGCAATGCCATCACATAGACAACAAGGAATCGCAGATGCTATGCTGGGCTACATGAGAAAATCTGCCAGTGTCATCAACACACCAG TTTGTAGGCAGGGAATTGCCAATGATGCCAGATGGCTGGAAGCAAATTTGGGTCCATTTTCCCAGTACACAACGTACCCTGACTTAAAAAGCTTCAACCTCTCTGGG GTGGATGTTCTTGACTCACTTTCAATGGAACAAAAAGCGGATTTCCTTTTAGAACCAAATAACCTCTCAAACGAAACCCTTGTGAAACTTGTTTTTACAAAAGTAACCATGATCTCATCGGTGGAAGAGCTTGGCTCTTTCTTTGACAAATTTGTTCATGGGTATTCTGAT CAAAATCTGACGTCCATCAATCCCAAAATGAGGGACACTATCCTAAATCTAACATTGACGGCCCTTGGACCAAAACTAGGCATGTTAAATGCTGAAGGCTTCAAGATATGGTTCCAGGTTTACCTGCCTCTATTCCTTCCAAGTGTTGATGCTAGCACCTTGACGGTGATTCCAAGAAATATCCCCTGTAACTCCTACCAAAATGT CATCAAGGGATTCAACAACGTTTTCACTCAACTCTCAGTAGGACAGACCCAGGAGATTTTCATGTTCACAAAGGACTATCTTCAAGAACAGTCCTCCTCAG gcCTTTCCTGTGTTGAGTCTGTAAATGATGACAGACACTGGCTTGAAAACAACTTTGGTCAATTCGGTGTGCATGCTTCCTACATGGATTTTGTGACCTTGAACAAAAATTTCAGTGGA GTCGAGGTTGCAGATCTTCTCACCAGCAGTCAGCTCGCTCAGCTTGCAGCAACTCCAtcacaactaaacacaaaacaagatgtGACAAAAGTCATGGCAGTCATCAACCCTGGTGACTTTGGTGCTTTCTTTGACACAGTCTCGCCAGCCATTGAG GCCCACCCAGACAGCTACACAGACGAGGTGAAGTCTGCCTTCCTCCAGTCAGTTTATGACAGAGCCGGTTTATCCTCGCTAGCTGTTAGCGACAAAGAGTTTGTGCTGTGGCTCAGGCTGAGACTGAGGCCTCTCCTGGTCAATCTCTCTCCCACCATGGTGGCTCCTTTATCTGACATTGGGACTAACAGGAATTGTAACAGCAGCCAAGAAAT CTATACACTGCTGGACACACTGTATGTGACACTCAGCAACAACACCCGAAAGGAGATTTACAACAACATTGTCCACTTGCTCCAAG GTCAAAGGGCACTGAAGTGTTACACTGGTGGAAGCTTCTACATCTATCTGAGGAACACTTTCCTCAGCTTTGGCTTTCCAGATTTGTCCACGCTTCTGTCTCTTGTGCCACCAGAACAGCAGCCAGAG CTCCTGAGTACTATCAGCACCTCAGAGTTGCAACAGCTCCTCAGTTTACCCAATGTGATCACTAACAGTTCTGATGTCTGTACCATCTTCAACAACTACAACAAAATGCCTGCATTCCTAGAAACT GAGGATGTTCCAGACAATGTGAAGAAGGTGACCCTGCCCTGTGTTTGGCCTTTGGCCCTAAGCAGTACCGACAGATCTGAGGCCAACTTGTGGTTCACTCTGCGTTTGAGGAAATATCTTAAATTCCTCAGCAAGAGCCTCATCAGTGTCACTGAAGTGCAGAAAGCCTCGTGTTTTGGTTTCCAGAAAAT GGTCTCTGTAATGGGAAATAACTTCACATACAACGGTTCTGATTTCGGAGAAGCAGATGTGTACACCTCGATTAAGGACTACTTGAGCACTG GCTCTGAAGTCAGATGCTACAATGCCAGTGATGCTGCACTGAACTCCACATCCTGGTTCGTCAATAACATTGGCCAGTTTGTGACATTCATCACCCTGGATGATATTACAAACTTTGTCTCCACCACGCAA AGTAAAGTGTTCTTGGAGGATCAAGCCAACCTGGCACTTTTCAATAACATACTAATCCCAGGAAATGTAACAAACTACTACATCACACAGCTGTTTGCATTCAGCCCAGCCTTTAGCCCTCTCAG GCTTCCAGGACTTTTCCTGTGTTCTTCTGAGGTACCAAGTATGGTGTATTCTTCTTTGAATGAACATGATGCCATCCTCATATTGGAGAAGCTGAATATATTCTGCAATGGAACAGAAGACCCTGAG GTATCTGCTGCTCTGGCATCCAACATCAAGACCTTCACGTCACAGACAATCGCAGCTCTTGGCAGTGCCAGCGCAGGCCTGACCACCAGTCAGATCACTTCAGTGCCAGGGAATGTACTGGTTGGCTCTCTGTCCACTCTGGGTTCAGTCAGCACCTGGAGCCTGGGTCAGGCCACCACAATCATCAAAACCATTATTGGCTCAGGCTTCCAG ATCAACAATGGAGCCAAACTGGAATCCCTGGGCAGGCTTGTTGTTGGAGTTCCCTCAGAGGCAATAGAAAAAATCACAGCTACGGAGCTGCTCGGCGTCTCCAAGAGTCCCACCTTTGTGGTCAACATGTTGGCCGCCCCAACGGTTGTCCAACAGACCTTCGTCAAAAAG ATCATTTCCCTGGACACAAATCCAGCCCAAGTGTTGCTGAATGTCCCTGACGCCATGGCAACTGAGATTCCACCATCATTGCTGGTATTTTCTGAGGAGACTGTGAACATCAGCGTGATCAACAAAAAGTCATGGACACAAGATCAG gCTGCCATGTTCTTTGGGACACTGGCTACATCTGACTTTGACATTGAGCA ACTTTCTCCCTTCTTGCTGCAAGGCTTCACATGCACATCTGTACAGAAAATGTCAAAGACCAAAATCCAGAATCTGATCCATTCCTGCAGGCCAAAGAGCGGCAGAGCCAAGGTGCAGCTGCAGGAATCACAG TTAACTTGCATGTACAACCTGCTGAGAGGAAATCTGTCACAGAATTTTGCAAATTATCCTTCAGACATGCTTCTCTACTTCAG TAACAACGATGTCAGCAAAGAAAACTGCAGGTCATACTTCTCTGCACTGGGTGCTGCAGACTTCTCTGTAGCCTCCACAGTTTTGAACaaagacacactgctgctgaatgAAGCCACAACCTGCCTG GGAATTAAAGGCCTAAATCTAAGCAAAGACAACGTGGAGGTCCTGGGCAACATGGCCTGCACTATGGATGGCTCATACATAAAAAACTCAGATCCTCTCATCCTTGAACAACTGAAGAAGTGCAAGGACTTCTCTGATGTTCAGGTggcagccatggaaacactGCTCCTGTCTGGGAACACACAATACGG aaatGTCAGCACCTGGGACGAACAAACACTGGTGAACCTTGGACCCCTCCCTCTGTATTTTACAAATAAGTTCTGGGACCAGTTCCAAATT aaaacaaagaaaaggttCCTTAAGACCTTTATGCCCAGtctgaggaaagaaaagagaaacaagAATCAGCTAAAGAGGCTGTTTAAACAAGTCAACACCCGTATGGTTAAACGAGGGGCAG ACTGCACCACGGGCAACATCACCCAGGTGACAGTTAACGATGATTCCTTCCCCTTTGGCTATGACCTGACACAGTTTGACCTCTGCCTGGACGTTCCTGTTCTGAAAGACAACCTCAATGATATATGTGACAAAGTAGATGATGATGGCTTACAGAAAGTCATTCTGAGGAAACTCAACCag GCATACCCATCAGGCGTTTCTGATCAGGATGTGCAGGTGCTTGGTTCAGTGTCTCGTGTGGCCTCACTTGATGACATTGCGAAATGGAACATCACCAAAGTTGACACCCTGGCAGCTCTCATGAGGGCAGATGATGGACCCTGGGAGGCAGCAAAG AGCAAAGAAATCATCACCAAGTACCTGAGTACTTCTGGGAACTCCCTGGGCAGCACTGAGCTGAAACTTATTGGCTCCAACCTGTGCTCATTACCCACCAGCACACTGACGACCATCCCCCCAGAGAGTATCAG AAATGGCAATCCTCTGAATGTGGCTTCATGTTCAACTGAGCAGAAAAAAGTCCTGTACAAGGCTAGCAACACCGCCTTCAGCTCACACCGTGCCAGTCCCAGCACCTATTACAATTTAATTAAGTCCACCATAT GTGGAGCACCTCTGGCGGATGTAGTGGCTCTGTCAACACAGAACATCAGCATGGATGTAGACACTTTCAGAAGTCTGGATTCTACTGTGATCCCT GTTTTGACTGTAACCAACGTCCAAGGCCTCATGGGAAACCACTTAAGTGATCTGAAGGTCTTTGAGAATGACACTGTGGTCCAGGCGTGGGTaaacctgcagctgcagtcagacctgGACAGACTTGGTATAGGCCTGATCAGCAACAGGACCGAGCCAGCAACTACAACTACTTctagctccagcagcagcagcagcagcacatctagtgcaacagcaaaaacaacacagg cTGCAACCACAAGTGGGGTTGCTGAGTTCAGAAGATCTTCAACATCCACAGTTCTGGCCACTCTGCTGATAACTGCGCTACAAATGCTACAACGACCAACTTAA